A section of the Paenibacillus odorifer genome encodes:
- a CDS encoding XTP/dITP diphosphatase, with protein MNSTGNILIVATKNKGKVREFEHAFAPLGLTVKSMYDYPHLPDVVEDGATFAENAFKKSKAVGDALGIPVLADDSGLCVDALDGRPGVYSARFAGEDATDGENNLKLLSELERLKQGEDTDQPLLSTARFVCTLSLYDPVSKQELTAEGAVEGWITSEPSGAGGFGYDPLFYLSEHEKTMAELTLEEKQQISHRGTALRLLTAKLEKKLAAEGGLSPE; from the coding sequence ATGAATTCCACGGGCAATATTCTCATTGTCGCTACGAAGAATAAGGGGAAGGTGCGCGAATTCGAGCACGCTTTTGCCCCGCTGGGCCTGACAGTTAAGAGTATGTATGACTATCCGCATCTGCCCGATGTGGTAGAAGACGGAGCTACTTTTGCAGAAAACGCATTTAAAAAATCCAAAGCCGTAGGTGACGCACTTGGAATTCCGGTACTCGCTGATGATTCGGGTCTTTGTGTAGATGCTTTGGATGGCAGACCTGGTGTGTACTCTGCACGTTTTGCAGGTGAAGATGCTACGGATGGGGAAAATAACCTAAAGCTGCTTAGCGAGCTAGAGAGATTGAAACAGGGGGAAGACACAGATCAGCCTTTGCTGAGCACGGCTAGGTTCGTCTGTACTTTATCGCTGTACGATCCAGTTTCCAAGCAGGAGCTAACCGCAGAAGGTGCGGTCGAAGGTTGGATTACTTCAGAACCATCAGGTGCCGGTGGTTTCGGTTACGACCCGCTATTCTACCTGTCGGAACATGAAAAAACTATGGCCGAGCTTACGCTGGAAGAGAAGCAGCAGATCAGCCATCGAGGAACTGCACTGCGACTGCTGACGGCGAAGCTGGAGAAGAAACTGGCGGCTGAAGGCGGCCTATCGCCGGAATAG
- the rph gene encoding ribonuclease PH: protein MRSNGRTDDQLRPLTITTQTNKYAEGSVIIEMGDTKVICTATVEEKVPPFLKGQGKGWVTAEYSMLPRATQSRNQREAARGKLTGRTMEIQRLIGRALRSVVNLQALGERSITLDCDVIQADGGTRTASITGAFVAMAFAINKIALQHKLAVFPITDFLGAISVGVVGDKTLLDLNYEEDSKAKVDMNVVMTGGGAFVEVQGTGEERPFSRQELDLLLGLGEKGIYELIAAQKEALGAIALKIPSGQPGQEV, encoded by the coding sequence ATGAGATCAAACGGGCGAACTGACGACCAATTACGGCCGCTGACAATAACGACCCAAACGAATAAATATGCTGAGGGCTCCGTGATCATTGAGATGGGAGACACCAAAGTCATTTGTACGGCTACTGTAGAGGAAAAAGTGCCTCCGTTTCTTAAAGGACAAGGAAAAGGCTGGGTAACTGCCGAATATTCGATGCTTCCACGGGCCACCCAGTCCCGTAATCAACGTGAAGCTGCACGCGGTAAACTTACCGGACGTACAATGGAAATCCAACGGCTGATCGGCCGTGCGCTTCGCTCCGTGGTGAATTTACAAGCGTTAGGTGAACGCAGCATTACGCTGGATTGTGATGTGATTCAGGCGGATGGGGGAACTCGGACGGCTTCGATAACAGGCGCTTTTGTTGCCATGGCATTTGCTATTAATAAAATTGCACTACAGCACAAGCTGGCTGTTTTTCCTATAACAGACTTTTTGGGAGCAATTAGTGTAGGTGTTGTAGGGGATAAAACACTGCTCGATCTGAATTATGAAGAGGATTCCAAAGCCAAAGTGGATATGAATGTAGTCATGACCGGCGGCGGTGCTTTTGTTGAGGTACAAGGAACTGGCGAAGAAAGACCATTCTCGCGTCAAGAGCTGGATCTTTTATTGGGTCTAGGTGAGAAAGGGATTTATGAACTGATTGCCGCACAAAAAGAAGCGCTCGGAGCGATTGCTCTGAAAATCCCTTCCGGCCAGCCGGGCCAAGAGGTGTAA
- a CDS encoding GerMN domain-containing protein, translating into MKTMQQIRGISAVCLLAVPLALSGCGLFGSESASIDAPPPEVEAQMLQTEGNNTLDSGVFGPVAQDDAQTAVKDSTKTAKATDKTTASGDRTTVYLEDGNGLLAPVSLNLPKSKDSSTLKNSLMALVNKGEYASSLPEGFQGILPAGTEVQSITVDKSNLAVVEFNSEFNNYDAADERKILEAITWTLTGQDDIKGVQFWVDGKKLTEMPLQGTPLDRPLSRTMGINLPKQGPSLMNSSAVTVYFSTTSPDGIQYYVPVTRFVPAGQEQLTAAINELIAGPESGDGLEMVMTQGTSLDSVEAGQNGVVTVSLTDDMFADGKEVPAELLESVVLTVAQNTEDALVQIRLNGKQSITDTDNVDYSKPVSAPEFLNELPL; encoded by the coding sequence ATGAAAACAATGCAACAAATCCGCGGGATTTCCGCGGTCTGCCTACTCGCAGTTCCACTGGCACTGTCCGGTTGTGGCTTGTTCGGTTCGGAATCAGCATCGATTGATGCTCCGCCACCTGAGGTTGAAGCGCAGATGCTACAGACAGAGGGAAATAACACTTTGGATTCAGGTGTATTTGGTCCAGTGGCTCAGGATGATGCACAAACAGCTGTTAAGGACAGCACCAAAACCGCTAAAGCAACGGATAAAACAACGGCTTCCGGTGACCGGACGACCGTATATTTGGAAGATGGAAACGGCTTACTCGCTCCAGTGTCGCTAAATCTGCCAAAAAGCAAAGATTCCAGCACGCTCAAGAACTCTTTAATGGCATTAGTGAATAAGGGAGAATATGCGTCCTCATTGCCAGAAGGCTTCCAAGGCATTCTACCAGCTGGAACTGAGGTGCAAAGCATTACGGTAGACAAGTCGAATCTGGCAGTTGTTGAGTTCAATTCGGAATTTAACAACTACGATGCTGCGGATGAACGCAAAATCCTTGAAGCGATCACTTGGACGCTGACCGGTCAAGATGACATTAAAGGTGTACAGTTCTGGGTAGATGGTAAAAAGCTTACGGAAATGCCGCTTCAAGGTACTCCGCTGGATCGCCCGCTGTCCCGCACAATGGGCATTAACCTGCCTAAACAAGGTCCATCTTTGATGAACTCTAGTGCGGTTACTGTTTATTTTTCCACAACATCTCCTGACGGTATCCAATATTATGTTCCGGTTACGCGCTTTGTACCCGCAGGGCAAGAACAGCTGACTGCTGCTATCAATGAACTGATTGCGGGACCTGAATCCGGAGACGGTCTGGAAATGGTTATGACACAGGGCACATCACTTGATTCGGTTGAAGCCGGACAAAACGGTGTTGTTACTGTATCCTTGACTGACGATATGTTCGCAGATGGGAAGGAAGTTCCTGCCGAATTGCTGGAATCGGTTGTTCTGACTGTTGCGCAAAATACGGAAGATGCTCTGGTTCAAATTCGTTTGAACGGCAAACAATCGATTACTGACACTGACAATGTGGATTATAGCAAACCTGTTTCTGCACCTGAATTTTTGAACGAGCTCCCGTTATAG
- a CDS encoding phosphatidylglycerophosphatase A family protein: protein MADEPIAKIPYSLNSKAVADATKVWLNKRGVNLQEIAELVMFLQKKYYPNLTMEECVHNVEMVLSKREVQNAVLTGIQLDMLAEEGKLFPPLQDMIENDEGLYGVDEILAFSIVNVYGSIGFTNYGYVDKLKPGVLERLNDKNTGQIHTFLDDIVGAVAAAASSRIAHRKQAEREIDLELPHSPEDREEAARKLAEHEKQPE from the coding sequence ATGGCTGATGAACCAATCGCAAAAATACCTTACAGTCTGAACAGCAAGGCAGTCGCAGATGCGACCAAAGTGTGGTTGAATAAGCGTGGAGTGAACCTGCAGGAAATCGCAGAGCTCGTTATGTTTCTGCAAAAAAAATATTATCCAAACTTAACAATGGAAGAGTGTGTCCATAACGTTGAGATGGTACTCAGCAAACGGGAAGTGCAAAATGCAGTACTTACGGGCATTCAATTGGACATGCTCGCGGAGGAGGGGAAGTTGTTTCCGCCGCTTCAGGATATGATCGAAAATGATGAGGGATTATACGGAGTGGATGAGATTCTGGCTTTCTCCATCGTAAATGTATACGGCAGCATTGGCTTCACCAACTATGGTTATGTGGACAAGCTTAAGCCAGGCGTTCTTGAACGGTTGAACGACAAAAACACCGGGCAGATCCACACCTTTCTCGACGATATCGTCGGAGCTGTAGCCGCTGCAGCTAGTAGCCGAATCGCACACCGTAAGCAAGCAGAGCGTGAGATAGACCTCGAACTTCCGCATTCACCTGAGGATCGCGAAGAAGCTGCAAGGAAACTTGCAGAACATGAAAAACAACCGGAGTAA